Proteins encoded together in one Pantoea sp. CCBC3-3-1 window:
- a CDS encoding glycosyltransferase family 2 protein produces the protein MKISDNVDELNSATASRILRVSVVTYYIDDDIFALMGSLETAFKHCQATRFEVILIENGYKEKNERHRVLEEKYCFCEVIIAGENLGYGRAHNLAMNANADYHLILNPDIILHENTLAVALDFLSSHPECGLLSPLARWRNGERQFLCKRYPSVFTLLLRGFAPSFIRKILKKRLANYNMAEDITLDNVYWNPPIVSGCFMFFRNSVLQELRGFDPDYFLYFEDTDLSWRAARLTKVAYVPQVEVVHHGGNASRKGLKHIMLFTSSMIKFFHKNGWKMV, from the coding sequence ATGAAAATTTCCGACAATGTTGATGAGTTAAATTCCGCTACTGCAAGCAGGATCCTGCGTGTCTCTGTTGTAACTTACTATATTGATGATGACATTTTTGCCCTGATGGGGTCACTGGAAACTGCATTTAAGCATTGTCAGGCTACGCGTTTTGAAGTGATCCTGATCGAAAACGGCTATAAAGAAAAAAATGAGCGCCACCGCGTTCTGGAAGAAAAGTATTGTTTCTGCGAGGTTATTATTGCCGGTGAAAACCTTGGCTATGGACGTGCTCATAACCTTGCTATGAATGCAAATGCAGACTATCACCTCATCCTTAACCCGGATATTATTTTGCATGAAAATACACTTGCGGTAGCCCTGGATTTTCTAAGCTCACATCCTGAATGTGGCCTACTCTCACCCCTTGCTCGCTGGCGTAATGGCGAGAGACAATTTTTATGTAAGCGTTATCCCAGTGTTTTTACCCTTTTGCTACGTGGATTCGCGCCATCCTTTATAAGGAAAATCTTAAAAAAACGGCTTGCTAACTATAATATGGCTGAGGATATTACCCTGGATAATGTCTACTGGAATCCCCCTATAGTTAGTGGTTGCTTTATGTTTTTCAGAAACAGCGTCCTGCAAGAACTGCGCGGGTTTGACCCTGACTATTTTCTCTATTTTGAAGATACCGATCTGAGTTGGCGCGCGGCCAGACTGACAAAAGTTGCCTATGTTCCACAAGTGGAAGTCGTTCATCATGGCGGTAATGCTTCACGAAAAGGGCTTAAACATATTATGTTGTTTACCTCTTCAATGATTAAGTTCTTTCATAAAAATGGTTGGAAAATGGTCTGA
- the rfbC gene encoding dTDP-4-dehydrorhamnose 3,5-epimerase, with product MKVITTSLTDVLIFEPTVFGDHRGFFFESFSQKFFDEAVGTSVSFVQDNHSKSSRGVLRGLHYQLNPNAQGKLVRCVEGEVFDVAVDIRKGSATFGQWVGVELSAENKRQLWIPAGFAHGFVTLTETAEFVYKTTNYYAKESERSIVWNDPDIAIDWKISDVLLSDKDQHAPRLQDAEVF from the coding sequence GTGAAGGTTATTACTACGTCTTTAACCGATGTCCTGATCTTTGAGCCAACGGTCTTTGGCGATCATCGCGGCTTCTTTTTTGAAAGCTTCAGCCAAAAATTTTTCGATGAAGCGGTGGGGACTTCCGTCAGCTTTGTGCAGGATAATCATTCAAAATCATCGCGGGGCGTATTACGCGGGCTGCATTATCAGTTAAATCCAAATGCTCAGGGTAAACTGGTGCGTTGCGTCGAAGGTGAAGTATTTGATGTTGCGGTCGATATCCGCAAGGGTTCAGCCACGTTCGGACAGTGGGTAGGGGTGGAGCTGAGCGCTGAAAATAAACGGCAGTTATGGATCCCTGCCGGTTTTGCACACGGTTTTGTCACGCTAACTGAAACCGCAGAGTTTGTTTATAAAACTACTAATTACTATGCCAAAGAAAGCGAGCGCTCCATCGTATGGAACGATCCTGATATCGCAATTGACTGGAAAATCTCAGACGTTCTTCTTTCCGACAAAGACCAGCACGCACCTCGTCTTCAGGATGCAGAGGTTTTCTAA
- a CDS encoding glycosyltransferase: MKTLFELYENHHGKSSDKWTIYLETYHEFLSPLQEKPVNFLEIGVQNGGSLEIWSKYFPNANNIIGCDINEKCASLEYDNTKISLVIGNSSTAKVRNCIAEISPRFDVIVDDGSHDSSDIIKSFLLYFPLIEEDGFYIIEDLHCSYWLNFEGGLYDPYSSMAFLKKLGDIPNHEHWGSNKQEKDYLRPFYEHYDCIDFDTVDYSEIHSVTFVNSLCIIQKRKKESNILGPRVIAGEVETVVQGHSNIHGSFNEPQDQFNNPWRNLPTFPEMEWKEVKENLSSAEKKLSKNLDEIRRLKADITHYKENEEKLRQQVAEKDELIHRLSHDNHALLTSTSWKVTQPLRKSATHLRKVKKGVDLSGQIVRDYGLSESINRAKNIYNQHGFRGLINKLRYINQLQQLSAVVESKALAPVTLRAEALLIPKVLIIAEVSIPQCKKYRVDQKVELFNRLGIEVTVLPWSHQNECIKAMQSHTLVIFYRVPGFASLDPVFAECKRLNITTLWEVDDLIFDAEILRNSKTLQALDTATYNGLLDGAHLYKSAMLQCSGAIASTQHLADEMVKAGAKYAYVVENALDPETITAAESITTGRKSLEDGIIRIVYGSGTTTHNIDFLEAADAIVSVLRQNKNVHFRLIGNLDLPASFKEVEAQVEYIDLCPYRDYLKVLAECDISLAPLEDYIFNYSKSNIKYIEASILSIPSVCSPRPTFSRVIKHGENGFLCETPQEWEDVLMQLIESETLRTKVGAQAYHSVYEHYLPENIAHEQVKNIISDYARLNENDKKNILSVNCYYNPRSFGGATVVAEEINKRFASNEDINIHVLTSLSEEYVPAYELRRYQSWDHECFGIGLPRILQPNEHIVNRKIEPAFSQVLDIVKPDAVHFHSIQGLGVTMLEMCAERQIPVIVTTHDYWWLYEHQFILSYQDKHPADERDKNKIYYNQKKRDALSLASVLLAPGAFCRDLYKSEGFKEISVNKNGVNYPAVNIERTRPTTLRFGYLGGNTEIKGFHLLKAAFKNISAQDAALTIIDNTLALGFSSFSESDLANFKNYQLAPAFSQETMDDFYNSIDVLIYPTQSKESFGLTVREALVRNVWVITSDAGGAAEDIIEGRNGTIIPFNNNAEELEKAIVATIAHFRQLPAGKMEDLPHSHIRSFDEQYEELVEIYRSAH, from the coding sequence ATGAAGACACTTTTTGAACTCTACGAAAATCATCATGGAAAATCTTCCGACAAATGGACGATTTATTTAGAAACCTACCATGAATTCCTTTCTCCTCTACAGGAAAAGCCGGTAAATTTCCTTGAAATTGGCGTGCAAAATGGCGGTTCCCTGGAGATTTGGTCTAAATATTTTCCGAATGCTAATAACATTATCGGTTGCGATATCAACGAAAAGTGTGCGTCACTGGAATATGACAACACAAAGATAAGCCTGGTCATTGGGAATTCTTCTACAGCGAAAGTTAGAAACTGTATTGCAGAAATTTCACCGCGTTTTGATGTCATTGTTGATGATGGATCGCACGATTCTTCTGATATCATCAAATCTTTCCTTCTCTATTTCCCCCTAATAGAAGAGGATGGTTTTTATATTATTGAAGACCTTCATTGTAGCTACTGGCTAAATTTTGAAGGTGGCCTGTATGATCCCTATTCTTCAATGGCTTTTTTGAAAAAGCTGGGTGATATTCCCAATCATGAGCATTGGGGAAGTAACAAGCAGGAAAAAGACTATTTACGACCGTTTTATGAACACTACGACTGTATCGATTTCGATACCGTTGATTACAGTGAAATTCATTCCGTTACTTTCGTAAATTCACTATGCATCATTCAAAAAAGAAAAAAAGAAAGTAATATTCTGGGGCCGCGTGTAATTGCCGGCGAAGTTGAAACCGTCGTACAGGGCCATAGTAATATCCACGGCTCCTTTAACGAGCCTCAGGACCAGTTCAATAATCCATGGCGGAACCTGCCAACTTTCCCTGAAATGGAATGGAAAGAAGTTAAAGAAAATCTGAGCAGTGCTGAAAAGAAATTAAGTAAGAATCTTGATGAAATTAGAAGGCTTAAAGCAGATATTACTCATTACAAAGAAAATGAAGAAAAACTGCGCCAACAGGTTGCTGAGAAAGATGAGTTAATACATAGATTATCTCATGATAATCATGCCTTACTGACATCAACGAGCTGGAAAGTAACTCAACCTCTGCGCAAGTCAGCTACACATTTACGCAAAGTAAAAAAAGGTGTAGATCTTTCAGGCCAAATCGTCAGAGATTACGGTTTGAGCGAGAGTATTAATCGGGCAAAAAATATTTATAACCAGCATGGTTTTCGTGGCTTGATCAATAAGCTTCGTTATATTAATCAACTGCAACAGCTTTCTGCAGTGGTTGAGTCGAAGGCCCTTGCTCCCGTCACGTTACGCGCTGAGGCGCTACTCATTCCTAAAGTTCTTATTATCGCGGAAGTTTCTATCCCGCAATGTAAAAAGTATCGCGTTGATCAGAAAGTTGAACTTTTCAATCGACTCGGTATTGAAGTCACCGTTTTGCCATGGAGCCACCAAAACGAATGCATTAAAGCAATGCAGTCGCATACGCTGGTAATATTTTATCGTGTGCCTGGTTTTGCCAGCCTTGATCCGGTCTTTGCTGAGTGCAAGCGCCTCAATATAACGACCTTATGGGAAGTGGATGATCTGATTTTCGACGCCGAAATTTTGCGTAACAGCAAAACATTACAGGCTCTGGATACGGCCACTTATAATGGGCTTCTTGACGGCGCACACCTTTATAAAAGTGCTATGCTACAGTGTAGCGGCGCTATTGCTTCTACCCAGCATCTGGCTGACGAAATGGTAAAAGCCGGGGCTAAATATGCTTACGTTGTCGAAAATGCGCTTGATCCAGAAACCATTACAGCGGCTGAATCGATTACCACCGGCAGAAAAAGTCTTGAAGATGGTATTATAAGAATTGTTTACGGTTCGGGCACGACCACCCATAATATTGATTTTTTAGAAGCCGCTGATGCAATAGTGAGTGTCCTTAGGCAAAACAAGAACGTCCATTTCAGATTAATCGGCAATCTTGATTTACCTGCCTCATTCAAAGAGGTTGAAGCGCAAGTTGAATATATTGATTTATGCCCATACCGCGATTATTTAAAAGTTCTTGCTGAATGTGATATCAGTCTTGCCCCCCTGGAAGATTACATATTTAACTATTCGAAAAGTAATATTAAGTATATCGAAGCATCTATACTTTCTATACCAAGCGTTTGCTCACCGAGGCCCACTTTTAGCCGTGTTATCAAACATGGTGAGAATGGTTTTCTTTGCGAAACACCGCAGGAATGGGAAGATGTGTTAATGCAGCTGATAGAGTCGGAAACGCTGCGTACTAAAGTGGGTGCACAGGCCTACCATTCTGTTTATGAGCACTACTTACCCGAAAATATTGCGCATGAACAAGTAAAAAATATTATTTCTGACTATGCTCGTTTGAATGAAAACGACAAGAAAAATATTCTTTCGGTAAATTGCTACTATAATCCTCGCTCATTCGGCGGCGCGACAGTGGTGGCAGAGGAAATTAATAAGCGCTTTGCCAGTAACGAAGATATAAATATCCATGTTTTAACGTCGTTATCTGAAGAGTATGTGCCCGCGTATGAATTACGTCGTTATCAGTCATGGGATCATGAATGTTTTGGGATTGGCCTGCCGCGTATATTGCAACCAAATGAACACATAGTTAATCGTAAAATCGAGCCTGCCTTTTCTCAAGTTTTGGATATTGTTAAACCCGATGCGGTTCATTTCCATTCGATTCAGGGATTAGGCGTGACGATGCTTGAGATGTGTGCTGAGAGGCAAATCCCTGTGATTGTCACAACGCATGATTACTGGTGGCTATATGAACACCAGTTTATTTTGAGTTATCAGGACAAGCATCCTGCCGACGAGCGCGATAAAAATAAAATTTACTATAATCAGAAAAAGCGTGATGCGCTTTCTCTTGCTTCTGTTTTGCTGGCGCCTGGAGCCTTCTGTCGCGACCTTTATAAAAGCGAAGGGTTTAAGGAAATCTCGGTCAACAAAAACGGTGTAAATTATCCAGCTGTCAACATCGAAAGAACCAGGCCTACTACGCTTCGCTTTGGTTACCTGGGCGGTAATACTGAAATCAAAGGCTTCCACCTTCTCAAGGCTGCTTTCAAAAATATTTCGGCCCAAGATGCGGCGCTGACTATTATCGATAACACTCTCGCGCTGGGCTTCTCTTCCTTTAGCGAGTCGGACCTTGCGAACTTCAAAAATTATCAGTTGGCCCCGGCTTTTAGCCAGGAAACAATGGATGATTTTTATAACAGTATTGATGTTCTGATTTATCCTACTCAGTCAAAAGAGAGCTTCGGTTTGACGGTGCGCGAAGCGCTGGTGCGTAACGTATGGGTTATCACCTCCGATGCAGGAGGTGCGGCTGAAGACATTATTGAAGGACGTAATGGAACGATCATACCGTTCAATAATAATGCCGAAGAACTTGAAAAAGCCATCGTCGCTACGATAGCTCACTTCAGGCAGCTTCCTGCTGGAAAGATGGAAGACCTTCCGCACTCCCATATTCGCTCATTCGATGAACAATATGAAGAACTGGTAGAGATTTACCGTTCGGCTCACTGA
- a CDS encoding ABC transporter ATP-binding protein: protein MSSEDIITVQGLSKCYQIYDSPKDRLLQMFYRSRKKLYRDFWALNDVSFTLKKGETVGIIGRNGSGKSTLLQMICGTLNPTDGQVKVGGKIAALLELGAGFNPEFTGHENVFMAASLYGLTNEQIRDRYESILAFAEIGEHIDQPVKTYSSGMYVRLAFAVIAHVDADILVVDEALAVGDAVFTQKCMRFIRKFKENGTLLFVSHDTSSVINLCDKAIWLHQGKMITSGKAKDIAEKYLQYTLQEVYGDEAKLESLKAAPMSEDAQPIATGNDNEAAALESAINYNTQYGIENNLSEANGWKTGGGEINSVSFADIKTGNTRHIYKGGEAVKLTVEATVHQEFDAPIIGFLVKDRLGQVLFGENTLPFTARNPVPVTAGDKIKAEYTFTLPMLPNGEYAMMVSLANGDINNHVQHHLLHDALIINVSSSEVRWGLVGIKFDEVKMEIK from the coding sequence ATGTCATCTGAAGATATCATTACCGTTCAGGGACTCAGTAAGTGTTATCAAATCTACGACTCCCCTAAAGATCGGCTATTACAGATGTTTTATCGCAGCCGAAAAAAGCTCTATCGCGATTTCTGGGCGCTGAATGATGTTTCCTTCACCTTGAAAAAGGGAGAGACGGTCGGGATTATTGGAAGAAACGGTTCCGGAAAATCGACGCTGTTACAAATGATCTGCGGGACGTTGAACCCAACAGATGGACAGGTGAAGGTCGGGGGTAAAATCGCCGCCTTGCTGGAACTGGGTGCAGGCTTTAACCCGGAATTTACCGGACATGAAAATGTCTTTATGGCCGCGTCACTTTATGGCCTGACCAATGAACAAATCCGGGACCGCTATGAAAGCATCCTGGCCTTTGCCGAAATCGGCGAACATATAGATCAGCCGGTAAAAACCTACTCCAGTGGCATGTATGTCCGTCTCGCATTTGCCGTTATAGCGCACGTTGACGCCGACATATTAGTGGTGGACGAAGCATTGGCCGTCGGAGACGCCGTGTTTACGCAAAAATGTATGCGCTTTATCCGTAAATTTAAAGAAAACGGCACGCTGCTTTTTGTCAGTCACGATACCAGCTCGGTGATCAACCTCTGTGATAAGGCCATCTGGCTTCATCAGGGAAAAATGATAACCTCCGGCAAGGCGAAAGATATTGCGGAAAAATACCTGCAATACACGCTTCAGGAAGTTTATGGTGATGAAGCTAAGCTTGAAAGCCTGAAAGCAGCACCGATGTCCGAAGATGCTCAACCGATTGCTACCGGAAACGATAACGAAGCGGCAGCACTTGAGTCAGCGATAAATTATAATACCCAGTACGGTATCGAAAATAACCTTTCCGAAGCCAATGGCTGGAAAACAGGAGGGGGTGAAATAAATTCCGTTTCCTTCGCTGATATAAAAACTGGCAATACCCGACACATCTATAAGGGTGGCGAAGCGGTTAAGCTGACTGTTGAAGCAACGGTTCATCAGGAGTTTGACGCTCCCATTATTGGTTTTCTGGTAAAAGATCGCCTGGGACAGGTTCTTTTTGGTGAAAATACGTTGCCCTTCACCGCGCGTAATCCAGTGCCTGTTACGGCTGGCGACAAAATTAAAGCTGAATATACGTTTACGCTCCCTATGCTACCAAACGGTGAATATGCCATGATGGTGTCATTGGCTAATGGCGATATTAATAACCATGTACAGCACCACTTGCTTCATGATGCACTAATTATCAATGTTTCATCCAGTGAAGTACGTTGGGGACTGGTAGGTATAAAATTTGATGAAGTTAAGATGGAAATCAAATGA
- the gndA gene encoding NADP-dependent phosphogluconate dehydrogenase — translation MSKQQIGVVGMAVMGRNLALNIESRGYTVSIFNRSREKTDEVIAENEGKKLAPYYTIEEFVESLEKPRRILLMVQAGEATDKTIASLTPHLDKGDILIDGGNTFYKDTIRRNRELSEQGFNFIGTGVSGGEEGALKGPSIMPGGQKEAYELVAPILDKIAARAEGEACVAYIGPDGAGHYVKMVHNGIEYGDMQLIAEAYSLLKNALNLSNEDLAKTFSEWNEGELSSYLIDITKDIFTKKDEDGKYLVDVILDEAANKGTGKWTSQSSLDLGEPLSLITESVFARYLSSLKTQRVAASKVLSGPTVQTISGEKAEFVEKVRRALYLGKIVSYAQGFSQLKAASDENNWDLHYGEIAKIFRAGCIIRAQFLQKITDAYADNAEIANLLLAPYFKNIADEYQQALRDVVAYAVQNGIPTPTFSAAIAYYDSYRSAVLPANLIQAQRDYFGAHTYKRTDKEGVFHTEWLD, via the coding sequence ATGTCCAAGCAACAGATCGGCGTTGTAGGTATGGCAGTAATGGGCCGTAACCTCGCTCTTAACATTGAGAGCCGCGGCTATACCGTTTCCATCTTTAACCGTTCACGCGAAAAGACCGATGAAGTCATCGCAGAAAACGAAGGCAAAAAGCTGGCTCCTTACTACACCATCGAAGAGTTTGTTGAATCCCTTGAGAAACCGCGTCGTATTCTGCTGATGGTACAGGCAGGTGAAGCGACCGACAAAACCATCGCTTCTCTGACTCCACATCTGGATAAAGGCGACATCCTGATCGACGGCGGCAACACCTTCTATAAAGACACTATTCGTCGTAACCGCGAGCTGTCTGAGCAGGGCTTCAACTTTATCGGTACCGGTGTTTCCGGCGGCGAAGAGGGTGCGCTGAAAGGTCCATCTATCATGCCTGGCGGTCAGAAAGAAGCTTATGAGCTGGTTGCGCCAATCCTGGATAAGATTGCTGCCCGCGCAGAAGGTGAAGCTTGCGTTGCATACATTGGTCCGGACGGCGCGGGTCATTATGTGAAGATGGTGCATAACGGTATCGAATACGGCGACATGCAGCTGATTGCTGAAGCCTATTCCCTGCTGAAAAATGCCCTGAACCTGAGCAACGAAGATCTGGCGAAGACCTTCAGCGAGTGGAACGAAGGCGAACTGAGCAGTTACCTGATCGACATCACCAAAGACATCTTCACGAAAAAAGATGAAGACGGTAAATACCTGGTTGACGTTATTCTGGATGAAGCGGCGAACAAAGGCACCGGCAAATGGACCAGCCAGAGCTCTCTGGACCTGGGCGAGCCTCTGTCCCTGATCACCGAATCCGTGTTTGCCCGCTACCTTTCTTCTCTGAAAACCCAGCGTGTTGCGGCTTCTAAAGTTCTGAGCGGTCCAACCGTGCAGACTATCAGCGGCGAAAAAGCGGAGTTTGTAGAGAAAGTGCGTCGCGCGCTGTACCTGGGCAAAATCGTTTCTTACGCGCAGGGCTTCTCTCAGCTGAAAGCGGCTTCTGACGAAAACAACTGGGATCTGCACTACGGTGAGATTGCTAAGATCTTCCGTGCTGGTTGCATCATCCGCGCGCAGTTCCTGCAGAAAATTACCGATGCTTATGCAGACAATGCAGAAATCGCTAACCTGCTGCTGGCGCCATACTTCAAAAACATCGCGGATGAATACCAGCAGGCGCTGCGTGACGTTGTGGCCTATGCCGTTCAGAACGGTATTCCAACGCCAACCTTCTCTGCTGCAATCGCATACTACGACAGCTACCGTTCTGCGGTGCTGCCAGCGAACCTGATTCAGGCTCAGCGTGACTACTTCGGTGCGCACACCTACAAGCGTACTGATAAAGAAGGTGTGTTCCACACCGAGTGGCTGGATTAA
- a CDS encoding glycosyltransferase family 2 protein: protein MNEKILAITVTWQPVIKDLSRQVAVLLNSNVDVVIVDNGSENVAALEAYISGCPDNVSLLKMQENLGIAAAQNHGITRAIEQGYAYVLLMDQDSLPAENMVEELVRGFSMLTDAAAIGPNFTNGQKASQARFIRVEGLSIIKMAQNDSSNIVEVDHLIASGSLIPVRALAVTGLMDASLFIDYVDIEWALRARAKGLRSYGCFSAQMHHALGDNNIAFMGRNVAVHSPQRHYYMVRNAILLYKRKFIPVSWKIVDCYKLAIKMTILLLFAGQRFKNIKAIIRGCRDGINSKSGKCELK from the coding sequence GTGAACGAGAAAATTTTGGCCATAACGGTCACCTGGCAGCCTGTCATTAAAGACTTATCCCGCCAGGTTGCTGTCTTGCTCAACAGCAATGTAGATGTCGTTATTGTCGATAATGGTTCAGAAAATGTGGCAGCGCTGGAGGCGTATATCTCAGGCTGCCCGGATAATGTCTCTTTGCTGAAAATGCAAGAAAATCTCGGCATCGCTGCCGCGCAAAACCACGGAATTACCAGAGCGATAGAGCAGGGTTACGCTTATGTCCTGCTTATGGATCAGGACAGCCTGCCTGCCGAAAATATGGTTGAGGAGCTGGTCCGGGGTTTTTCAATGTTAACTGACGCGGCGGCAATCGGCCCTAACTTTACTAATGGACAAAAGGCTTCCCAGGCGCGTTTTATCCGTGTTGAGGGATTGAGCATCATTAAAATGGCGCAAAATGACAGCAGCAACATCGTTGAAGTTGATCATTTGATTGCCTCAGGTTCTCTGATCCCTGTGCGTGCGTTGGCAGTGACGGGTCTGATGGACGCGTCTCTTTTTATTGATTATGTTGATATAGAATGGGCGCTCCGTGCCAGGGCAAAAGGTTTACGCTCATATGGCTGCTTTTCTGCACAGATGCATCATGCGTTGGGTGATAATAATATAGCTTTCATGGGGCGAAATGTTGCCGTGCATTCTCCTCAGCGCCACTACTATATGGTAAGAAATGCTATTCTTCTTTATAAAAGAAAATTTATCCCGGTGAGCTGGAAAATTGTAGATTGCTATAAACTTGCTATCAAAATGACTATTTTGTTATTGTTTGCCGGGCAAAGATTCAAAAATATCAAAGCTATCATTCGGGGATGTCGGGACGGCATAAATAGCAAATCAGGTAAGTGTGAATTGAAATGA
- a CDS encoding ABC transporter permease — protein MNEQAKTPGALVKTMLIHRRLIYTLTKREVISRYRGSMLGLLWSFFTPVLMLVVYTFVFSVVFQAKWSEGQTSKSAFALVLFSGLIIFNLFSECINKAPGTIIANANYVKKVIFPLEILTWVNMGAALFHFFISCVVWLVFYVIEVGIPHLTLLLLPLVLIPLILLTMGLSWFLAALGVYIRDVSQLVGIITMVLMFLSPIFFPTSALPASIRSWLLLNPLAHFIEQARAVMYWGIIPDMTSWLIGFVISTVIAWAGFYFFQKTRKGFADVI, from the coding sequence ATGAACGAACAGGCAAAAACACCGGGTGCCCTGGTTAAGACGATGCTGATACATCGTCGTTTAATTTACACGCTAACAAAAAGAGAAGTGATCAGCCGATATCGGGGTTCAATGCTGGGCCTGCTATGGTCCTTTTTTACGCCCGTATTAATGCTCGTGGTTTACACCTTCGTGTTTAGCGTAGTGTTTCAGGCTAAATGGAGTGAAGGTCAAACATCTAAATCGGCTTTTGCGCTGGTTTTATTCTCAGGTTTAATTATTTTCAATCTTTTTTCCGAATGTATTAACAAGGCTCCAGGCACAATTATTGCTAATGCGAACTATGTTAAAAAGGTGATATTCCCGCTGGAAATATTAACGTGGGTTAATATGGGCGCAGCGCTATTTCACTTTTTTATCAGCTGCGTAGTCTGGCTGGTGTTTTACGTTATTGAAGTGGGCATTCCGCATCTGACGCTGCTGCTGCTGCCGCTGGTGCTGATACCTCTGATATTATTGACGATGGGGCTGAGTTGGTTTCTGGCTGCATTAGGCGTTTATATTCGTGATGTCAGTCAGCTTGTCGGTATCATAACTATGGTGTTGATGTTCCTTTCGCCTATATTTTTCCCGACGTCTGCTCTACCGGCCAGCATCCGCTCATGGCTGTTATTAAACCCACTTGCACACTTTATTGAACAGGCCAGGGCGGTAATGTATTGGGGAATAATTCCCGATATGACGTCCTGGCTGATCGGCTTTGTAATAAGCACTGTTATTGCCTGGGCCGGTTTTTACTTTTTCCAGAAAACGCGCAAGGGGTTTGCAGATGTCATCTGA
- a CDS encoding glycosyltransferase family 2 protein has translation MSKKIAVAVVIPCYKVKSHILGVIQAIGPEVDKIYAVDDCCPEGSGDFIEENNTDLRVTVLRNSVNQGVGGAVMHGYSAALADDIDVIVKIDGDGQMDPSLLCEFIAPIISGEADYTKGNRFFNLENIMAMPKIRLFGNAVLSFMTKISSGYWNIFDPTNGYTAIHKDVIKNLPLNKISKRYFFESDMLFRLNTLKAVVIDIPMHAKYEEEVSNLKISKIIGDFLFKHGRNFCKRVFYNYYLRDMSLASIELPVGLLMLLFGFCTGISHWVHSIQSGIPTTSGAIMLAALPIIIGIQFIMAFVGHDVANTPKRAFHRRYK, from the coding sequence ATGAGTAAAAAGATCGCTGTTGCTGTTGTTATCCCCTGTTATAAGGTAAAAAGCCACATCTTAGGGGTGATTCAGGCTATTGGACCTGAAGTGGACAAAATTTATGCCGTAGATGATTGTTGCCCGGAAGGATCTGGCGATTTTATTGAAGAAAATAATACGGATTTGAGAGTAACAGTCCTGCGTAACAGCGTTAATCAGGGCGTTGGCGGAGCAGTAATGCATGGCTACAGTGCAGCTTTAGCAGACGATATTGACGTCATTGTTAAGATTGATGGCGATGGGCAGATGGATCCGTCTTTACTGTGCGAATTTATCGCGCCTATTATAAGTGGTGAAGCCGATTACACTAAAGGTAACCGCTTCTTCAATCTTGAAAACATTATGGCCATGCCTAAAATTAGGCTGTTTGGCAATGCAGTTTTGTCCTTTATGACGAAAATATCTTCGGGTTACTGGAATATATTCGATCCGACGAATGGATATACGGCAATCCATAAAGATGTTATTAAAAACCTGCCGTTAAATAAAATAAGTAAGAGATATTTTTTCGAATCTGACATGCTTTTCAGACTTAATACACTAAAAGCTGTTGTGATCGATATCCCTATGCATGCCAAGTATGAAGAAGAAGTATCTAATCTAAAGATTTCTAAAATTATCGGCGATTTTTTGTTTAAACACGGCAGGAATTTTTGTAAGAGGGTTTTTTATAATTACTACCTGCGCGACATGTCCCTGGCTTCGATAGAGTTACCTGTTGGGCTGCTAATGTTGCTTTTTGGATTTTGTACCGGTATTTCGCACTGGGTTCACTCTATCCAGAGCGGTATTCCTACAACGTCCGGTGCTATAATGTTAGCCGCATTACCAATTATTATCGGCATACAGTTTATTATGGCTTTTGTCGGTCATGATGTGGCAAACACGCCTAAAAGAGCTTTCCATCGCAGGTATAAGTAA